TTTTACATACTTCTCCCTTGTGGCTTAACATTTTCTCAACTTCACTCCTTTAGGGGGCAGGTTGAGAAATATTAAACTtccattaaaattaatttaaaagttcacatttttcaaattaaatcaAAGTTGAGGGGGATACGTGACAGAAATATCTTAAAAAATGGTGAAACCAATGGAGGTAAAGTGTAATTCAACCTTTCTATATGCGTTTCACTGGCAAAATAAGTCTGTATACATTTTCTCTTTTAAATATCCTATATATGATTTTCTTAGAATAAACAGGTCTGTTGACAAAGAAGTTCATCAATTTGATCAAACAAGCAGAGGATGGTATGCTTGATCTGAATAAAGCGGCTGAGACATTAGAGGTGAATATATTTACTTTAGGTCTAAAGATTTCATGCTGAAAAGTTTGATAACTTGAAAGTACTTTTTGCTCTACAGGTACAAAAGAGGAGGATATATGATATAACAAATGTTCTTGAAGGGATTGGGCTtatagaaaagaagctcaagaacagaaTTCAATGGAAGTAGGAATGCTTTCTATATAACTGTCATTGTTGTCATATTTGTTATCTGAAGTGTTGAAACACTTTTACCTATTCGTTGTTGATTGGTCAGGGGTCTGGATGTTTCAAGACCAGGGCAGGGTGATGACAGTTTTGGTAGTTTACAGGTTAGGAATGATTCAATTTTCTGCTTGGAATTCATGTGGAGATGACTTTCTTTGGATGATATAAAGATTGATGATAGGTTGAATACATGATTTCTTGTCATGACTTCACTCTGAAGCTAGGTTgtcaattaaattattttatgtgAGAGCTtgcgaattttttttttattttgatttggtagaaataaatgTATATACTTTCATATCAGTTATCATGTAATTTGCTTTGCATTTAGCTTTATATAATTTATTGCATATAAACTTTCAAGAAAGGTATATTTATTCCTTAAATATGTTGGCATGTGATTTATTTTTGTCTCATCTGCAGACAGAAGTTGAAAATTTAACAATAGAGGAGCGCCAGTTAGATGAACAAATAAGGTTTGCGTGCCATGTCTTCACTGATTCTTCTTTATCATGAAGTTCTAATGCTTGTCTGTTGTCTATTTAAAGTTTAAGTTTTGAAACTATTGCAGAGAGATGCAAGAGCGACTACGGGATCTTAGTGAAGATGAAAACAATGAGAAGTAATATTTGTTTTACCTTTAACCATTGGGTCATTTGCCGCATTTTTTTCTATAACCTTATTTGATGTGTTTTTCTTTAATCAATTTTCACCTTCATAGGTTGCTTTTTGTCACTGAGGAAGATATAAAGAAATTGCCCGGCTTCCAGGTTGGTTTCCTTATCTTGCATTTTAGTAAATATTTTTATAGGGCAATTCTATTTTCTTTGCATATTAACTATAAAACTTATTTTGAATGTTGGCTGATGACCTTGTCTTTCTACTGCTAGAATGAAACCTTGATAGCAATTAAAGCTCCACATGGAACTACTTTGGAGGTCCCTGATCCTGATGAGGTAATTTGAGAGTGCATGAAGAATTGTATACAAGTTTTTAATATTGCATGCATCTTTCTCACATCAAGTTCCTCTTCTACTAGGCTGTTGATTATCCACAGAGGAGATACAGGATAGTCCTGAGAAGTACAATGGGCCCAATAGATGTTTACCTTGTTAGGTGTGCCTgctttatttgtattttttttttggggggggggggggggggttctgAAATCATTTACTTCGAGGGTTATTCTGTTATTGCAATGGCATGGTCACATGACAGTGCCAGGTGAAGCAGTGATGCTTGAAGGTTGCAGTACATACTAAAGTTGAATTCTGACTGATCTTCCCTTTTCTTCTCTGCTGTTGTAGCCAATTTGAAGAAAAGTTTGAGGAGATTAATGGTGGAAATGTTGTATCAAATGTTCCATCAAGTCCAGAGTTCAACCAACATCAACCAACTGTGGTTCCAGATAGAGGAAAGGACATAGAAGTGCAGGGACAGGATGGCCAGGGGGCTAGTTCGGGTTTTACTACCTCTCAAGATTTCGAGAGTGGGATGATGAAGATTGTTCCTTCAGATGTTGCTGTAAGTATCACCTCAGTCTGCATGATATTTTTTTATGGATTTGCAAAGATTACTTCTGTGCTGAGAATACATATATCAAATTGTGAGGATAGATTAGAGGGTATCTTATGGTACCCATAAGCTGGAGGGTGTTTATAATTATATATCAAATTATTTACACAAATCAATTGTTGCatatttcttatttaatttgatTACATAGTGTTTCCTGTTTCTTTCTTGTAACCATGGAATTATTGTTGTTTCTGATTTAAGAACTGAAAGCAAAAGTCTTGGAGCTCATTTGAAACTATTTTCCCCCCTTTGCAGAGTGATGCTGATTACTGGCTTATATCAGAGGCCGATGTTAGCATAACTGACATGTGGAGCTCAGAACGTATTCTTTCTTGGACTCCTTAACCTCCATTTTATTCTTCTTATTACTCACTCACACACACAACACACGTACACAATAGGAAGGAAGGGGTTTGAGAGTTCCATGTTTTGTTGATAATTTGAAACTTTTCTTGATGCAGTTACAGCTGGGGTTGAATGGAATACACTGGACACACTTCAAGATGTAATGACTCGTGAGCAAACTACAACCCCAAGTCATCATTCGAACGTCAGTGAAGTGGCTTCTGCATCAAACCCTACTGGAGGTTGAAGTTTCCAATGGATATTGTGAATCTGAAGGGTAAGTGA
This portion of the Lotus japonicus ecotype B-129 chromosome 3, LjGifu_v1.2 genome encodes:
- the LOC130747104 gene encoding transcription factor E2FB-like, which gives rise to MSGKRPPPAAADPPDQIMHSMKRQLPFVAAASGDYHRFTPDRRRNPDQVAEAIVVKTPQLKRKNEAADFEADSGDRMNPGSTEAAISPFQTPLSGKMGKGGKSSRLTKCIKSATQTPGPNIGSPSANNLTPAGSCRYDSSLGLLTKKFINLIKQAEDGMLDLNKAAETLEVQKRRIYDITNVLEGIGLIEKKLKNRIQWKGLDVSRPGQGDDSFGSLQTEVENLTIEERQLDEQIREMQERLRDLSEDENNEKLLFVTEEDIKKLPGFQNETLIAIKAPHGTTLEVPDPDEAVDYPQRRYRIVLRSTMGPIDVYLVSQFEEKFEEINGGNVVSNVPSSPEFNQHQPTVVPDRGKDIEVQGQDGQGASSGFTTSQDFESGMMKIVPSDVASDADYWLISEADVSITDMWSSELTAGVEWNTLDTLQDVMTREQTTTPSHHSNVSEVASASNPTGG